TCCTCGCGACGACCCAGGCGATCGTCGACGTCCGGCGTACGCAGGGCATCGACGGGCCGCTCTTCCTCGGGCGCGACACCCACGCCCTGTCCGAGCCGGCGTGGATCTCGGCGCTCGAGGTGCTCGCCGGCAACGACGTCACGGTGCTCGTCGACTCCGCCGACCGCTACACGCCGACCCCGGCGATCTCGCACGCCATCCTCACCGCCAACCGCGGCAAGGATCTCAGTGCGAAGGGGGTGGGCCTGGCCGACGGCATCGTCGTCACCCCCTCGCACAACCCCCCGAGCGACGGCGGCTTCAAGTACAACCCCCCGCACGGCGGCCCGGCCGACTCCGACGCGACCACCGCGATCGCTGACGCGGCGAACGCCCACCTGAGGGATGGGCTGCGGCAGGTGCGGCGCACCCCCTTCGCCCGGGCTCGGGCCGCGGCCACCGAGCACGACTACCTGACCGCCTACGTCGACGACCTGCCCAATGTCGTTGACCTGCAACGGATCAAGGACACGGGTGTGCGCATCGGGGCCGACCCGATGGGCGGCGCCGCCGTCGACTACTGGGGCGCGATCGGCGAGCGCCACGGGCTGGACCTCACCGTCGTCAACCCGCTCGTCGACCCGACGTGGCGCTTCATGACGCTGGACAAGGACGGGCAGATCCGCATGGACTGCTCCTCCCCCTCCGCGATGGCCAGCCTGATCGCCAGCAAGGACCGCTACGACATCGCCACCGGCAACGACGCCGACTCCGACCGGCACGGCATCGTCACCCCCGACGGCGGGCTGATGAACCCCAACCACTACCTCGCCGTCGCCCTGCAGTACCTCTACGGCGGTGCGCGTCCGGGATGGTCGAGCGAGCGGATCGGCAAGACGCTCGTGTCCAGCTCTATGATCGACCGCGTCGCCGCCGACCTGGGCAAGGAGCTGTGGGAGGTGCCGGTCGGCTTCAAGTGGTTCGTGCCGGGCCTGCTCGACGGATCGGTCGGCTTCGGTGGGGAGGAGTCGGCGGGGGCGTCGTTCCTGCGCTTCGACGGGTCGGTGTGGACGACCGACAAGGACGGGATCATCCTCGCGCTGCTCGCCTCCGAGATCACGGCGACCACGGGCCGCAGCCCGAGTCAGCACTACGCGGACCTCGTCGCACGCCACGGCGAGCCCGCCTACGCCCGCGAGGACGCCCCGGCCGACCGCGCGCAGAAGGCCGCGCTGAAGGCACTCACCCCCGACGCCGTCACCGCCGACTCGATCGCGGGCGAGGCGATCACCGCGAAGCTGACGCAGGCCCCCGGGAACGGCGCCCCGATCGGCGGGCTGAAGGTCGTCACCGAGTCGGCGTGGTTCGCCGCGCGCCCCTCCGGCACGGAGGACAAGTACAAGATCTACGCCGAGTCCTTCCGCGGGCCCGAGCACCTCACCCAGGTCCAGGCGGACGCGAAGGGGGTCGTCGACGCCGCCCTGCGGGGGGCCTCGGCGGAAGAGTGACGGCGTTGTGCGCGCTCGGCTGACGATATTTCGTGGGCCAGGCGTGCACATCGACGTCGGGCTCGGTCATGACCACGAAGGAGTGCGTCCAGCACCCGGGTCAGTCCGCGGGGAGCGACGGCGCGAGGACTACCGTGGGGTCGTGACTGCTGCATCCCCACTGACCGCGGCCGCCGTCGACGAGGCGGCCGCCCTGCTGGCCGAGTTCCTCCCGCCGACGCCGCTGCAGCGCAGCGAGCGCCTGTCCGCCGCGACCGGCGCCGAGGTCTGGCTCAAGCGCGAGGACCTGCAGCCGGTGCGGTCGTACAAGGTGCGTGGGGCCTTCACGCTCATCGCCGCCCTGCCCGAGGAGCAGCGGGCGAAGGGGGTCGTCGCCGCGAGCGCGGGCAACCACGCCCAGGGCGTGGCCTTCGCCGGGCAGCGGCTCGGGGTCCACTCGCGGATCTACCTGCCGCGCAACACCCCTCGCCAGAAGCGTGACCGCGTCGCCGCCCTCGGTGGGGACATGGTCGAGGTCATCGTCACCGGTGAGGTCTACGACGACGCCGCGGCGGCAGCGGTCGCCGACGCGGAGCGCACCGGCGCCGTCATCGTCCCCGCCTTCAACGCGGTGGAGACGATGGCCGGCCAGGGTGCGGTCGCCGTGGAGATCCTCGAGCAGCTCGGCCGCGCACCCGATGTCGTGACCGTGCCCGTCGGCGGCGGTGGCCTGCTGGGCGGCATGTCGACGTGGTTGGCCGCGCACGCCTCCGACACCCGTCTCGTCGGCGTGGAGCCCGAGGGCGCGGCCTCGATGGCGGCGGCCCTGGCCGCTGGGGCGCCGGTCACGCTCGAGGAGGTCTCCCCCTTCGTCGACGGGGCCGCGGTCCGCCGGGTCGGGGACCTCACCCACGCCGCCGTCGCCGCGACCGGGGCGGAGCTGACGACCGTGTCCGAGGGCGCGATCTGCGTCGAGATGCTGGACATGTACCAGACGGACGGGATCATCGCCGAGCCCGCGGGAGCCATGGCCACGACCGTCCTGGCCGACCTCGACCTCGCCCCGGGGTCGACCGTCGTCGCCGTCGTCTCCGGGGGCAACAACGACGTCTCCCGCTACGCCGAGATCGTCGAGCGGGCGCTGGTCCACGAGGGGCGCAAGCACTACTTCCTCGTCGACTTCCCGCAGGAGCCGGGGGCGCTGCGGCGCTTCCTCGACGACGTCCTCGGGCCGGAGGACGACATCACCTTCTTCGACTACATCAAGCGCAACAACCGCGACACCGGTACCGCCGTCGTCGGCCTCGAGCTCGGCGACCCGGACGACCTGCTGCCGCTGCTCGCGCGGATGGACACCTCCCCGCTGGGCATCGAGACGATCGCGCCGGACAGCCCGCTCTTCCGCATCATCGGCTGACACGAGATACCCGCCCGGGGTATGCTGGAGGTCGACCCACGACTCCCAGGAGGACCCATGGCCGGCTACAGCGGCAGCAAGGAGCAGTATCTCAAGCGGCTCGGCCGCGTCGAGGGCCAGATCCGCGGCATCGCCCGCATGGTCGAGGACGACACGTACTGCATCGACATCCTCACCCAGGTCTCCGCGGCGACCAAGGCGCTGCAGGCCGTCAGCCTCGGCCTGCTCGAGGACCACGTCGGCCACTGCATCGTCGACGCCGCCCGCGAGAGCGACGAGGCCGCGGCCGAGAAGGTCACCGAGGCCAGCGAGGCGATCGCCCGACTGGTGCGGTCCTGACCTCCCAGACGTCGCAGGAGCCTAGGCAGTTGCGATGGACGAAGGGGGCGACGCACCCCCTTCGCCTCCCCGAACCACCCCCTCCAGTCAGGACAATGACGACATGGACACCACCCCCTTCTCCCTCTGCGCCGGTGACGCCGCCGTGGCCACGGTGACGACCTGATGTCGACCGTGACCGACCCCCGCTCCGAGTCGACGACGGACGAGCACACCGTCGACCTGGCCATCACGGGGATGACCTGCGCCTCCTGCTCGGCCCGGGTCGAGCGCAACCTCGGCAAGATCGACGGCGTCGACGCCGTCGTCAACCTCGCGACGGAGAAGGCCCGGGTCAGCCACCCGGGGTCGGTGAGCATCGACGACCTGATCGCGACCGTGGAGAAGTCCGGCTACGGCGCCACGGTCATCGAGCCGGAGGCCCGTCTCACTCCCCCCAAGCACACCCCGGTCGCGCGCGCCGACCTCGCCCGACGGGCGATCGTCGCCGGCGCGCTCGC
Above is a window of Janibacter cremeus DNA encoding:
- a CDS encoding metal-sensitive transcriptional regulator, whose protein sequence is MAGYSGSKEQYLKRLGRVEGQIRGIARMVEDDTYCIDILTQVSAATKALQAVSLGLLEDHVGHCIVDAARESDEAAAEKVTEASEAIARLVRS
- the ilvA gene encoding threonine ammonia-lyase IlvA encodes the protein MTAASPLTAAAVDEAAALLAEFLPPTPLQRSERLSAATGAEVWLKREDLQPVRSYKVRGAFTLIAALPEEQRAKGVVAASAGNHAQGVAFAGQRLGVHSRIYLPRNTPRQKRDRVAALGGDMVEVIVTGEVYDDAAAAAVADAERTGAVIVPAFNAVETMAGQGAVAVEILEQLGRAPDVVTVPVGGGGLLGGMSTWLAAHASDTRLVGVEPEGAASMAAALAAGAPVTLEEVSPFVDGAAVRRVGDLTHAAVAATGAELTTVSEGAICVEMLDMYQTDGIIAEPAGAMATTVLADLDLAPGSTVVAVVSGGNNDVSRYAEIVERALVHEGRKHYFLVDFPQEPGALRRFLDDVLGPEDDITFFDYIKRNNRDTGTAVVGLELGDPDDLLPLLARMDTSPLGIETIAPDSPLFRIIG
- the pgm gene encoding phosphoglucomutase (alpha-D-glucose-1,6-bisphosphate-dependent) yields the protein MSTAADRAGTPALPEDLIDVSHVVTAYYAVQPDPENVDQQVAFGTSGHRGKSVAGSFNEAHILATTQAIVDVRRTQGIDGPLFLGRDTHALSEPAWISALEVLAGNDVTVLVDSADRYTPTPAISHAILTANRGKDLSAKGVGLADGIVVTPSHNPPSDGGFKYNPPHGGPADSDATTAIADAANAHLRDGLRQVRRTPFARARAAATEHDYLTAYVDDLPNVVDLQRIKDTGVRIGADPMGGAAVDYWGAIGERHGLDLTVVNPLVDPTWRFMTLDKDGQIRMDCSSPSAMASLIASKDRYDIATGNDADSDRHGIVTPDGGLMNPNHYLAVALQYLYGGARPGWSSERIGKTLVSSSMIDRVAADLGKELWEVPVGFKWFVPGLLDGSVGFGGEESAGASFLRFDGSVWTTDKDGIILALLASEITATTGRSPSQHYADLVARHGEPAYAREDAPADRAQKAALKALTPDAVTADSIAGEAITAKLTQAPGNGAPIGGLKVVTESAWFAARPSGTEDKYKIYAESFRGPEHLTQVQADAKGVVDAALRGASAEE